One genomic window of Polyangium aurulentum includes the following:
- a CDS encoding biliverdin-producing heme oxygenase: MPHGMVFPASPGSTGAARQGTAPVLSRLKNETRPQHEAIENALDLMSEGLTTEGYRYRLERLYGFYRPVEQRIFNLDGWPATLDLQARCKTPLLEADLRALGIASPSELPLCQDLPDLRDLPRAFGCLYVMEGATLGGQFITRHIRRVLGIEAQNGGRFFQSYGDAVGARWKGFRAALGAYASPANEDEVVRGAAETFEKLHRWYTGEGRE; the protein is encoded by the coding sequence ATGCCTCACGGGATGGTTTTCCCTGCTTCTCCAGGCTCGACAGGTGCCGCGCGACAAGGCACGGCCCCGGTCCTCTCGCGGCTCAAGAACGAAACGAGACCGCAGCACGAGGCGATCGAAAACGCGCTCGATCTGATGAGCGAGGGCCTGACGACGGAGGGCTACCGCTATCGACTGGAGCGGCTCTACGGCTTTTACCGGCCCGTCGAGCAGCGCATTTTCAACCTCGACGGATGGCCCGCGACGCTCGACCTTCAGGCGCGTTGCAAGACGCCTCTGCTGGAGGCCGATTTACGCGCCCTCGGCATTGCCTCGCCGAGCGAGCTACCCCTATGTCAGGATCTGCCCGACTTGCGGGACCTGCCGCGAGCCTTCGGATGCCTGTACGTGATGGAGGGCGCGACCCTCGGCGGTCAGTTCATCACGAGGCACATCCGCCGCGTCCTCGGCATCGAAGCCCAGAACGGCGGCCGGTTTTTCCAGAGCTATGGCGACGCCGTGGGCGCCCGGTGGAAGGGCTTCCGCGCGGCCCTCGGCGCGTACGCCTCGCCCGCGAACGAGGACGAGGTCGTCCGCGGGGCGGCGGAGACCTTCGAGAAGCTCCACCGCTGGTACACGGGGGAGGGCCGCGAATGA
- a CDS encoding response regulator produces the protein MSKQSLVLVVDDDVRTARLFVRMLREDGFQVELAHDGAAAIGRLGRAPLPDVLVTDLSMPHADGLAVAKYAQACRPGLPVFLVTGYPDLVARRMGSLDPEPQVFTKPVDYDELSTKLVQALIGK, from the coding sequence ATGTCGAAGCAAAGCTTGGTGCTCGTGGTCGACGACGACGTGCGCACCGCGCGCCTCTTCGTGCGGATGCTGCGCGAGGACGGCTTTCAGGTGGAGCTGGCGCACGACGGGGCCGCCGCCATCGGGCGCCTCGGACGCGCGCCGCTGCCGGACGTGCTCGTCACCGATCTCTCGATGCCCCACGCCGACGGCCTCGCGGTCGCGAAATATGCGCAAGCATGCCGGCCGGGGCTGCCCGTCTTTCTGGTGACGGGCTATCCCGACCTCGTCGCGCGCAGGATGGGCTCGCTCGATCCCGAACCGCAAGTTTTTACAAAGCCCGTCGATTACGACGAGCTCAGCACAAAGCTTGTGCAGGCCTTGATCGGGAAATGA
- a CDS encoding sigma-54-dependent transcriptional regulator, producing the protein MAETKVVAKPKARVLVVDDEPSARSGLEKLLRQEGYAVDVAADGPSALLIAADRPPDVVVTDLKMPKMDGIELLQKLRATFQVVPVIVVTAFGEVSTAVQAMRAGADDYLTKPVDFDALTIAIERAIERTNLRLEAEELRRKLREREGEGFEGLIGSSPALQKVYRVARQVAPARATVLITGESGTGKGELARAIHNKSPRAGGPFITLHCAALAESLLESELFGHEKGSFTGADKRRLGRFEQANGGTLFLDEVGEIPAATQVKLLRVLQERTFERVGGNDPIEVDVRLVAATNRDLAKDVQDGRFREDLYYRLNVVHIEMPPLRMRGGDVLLLAEHFLRRFAAENKKRIDGYSDRARAKLLAHRWPGNVRELENAVERAVVLCEGTVLDEDDLPIDVAPLPRGAVRVPGATMAEIERFAILATLEATNGSTTKAAEMLDISVRTIQYRLHEYGIAAKGKGSG; encoded by the coding sequence ATGGCGGAGACGAAGGTGGTGGCCAAGCCCAAGGCGCGCGTGCTCGTCGTCGACGACGAGCCGAGCGCGCGCAGCGGCCTCGAGAAGCTCCTGCGGCAGGAGGGCTACGCGGTCGACGTGGCCGCCGACGGTCCGAGCGCGCTGCTGATCGCGGCAGACAGGCCGCCCGACGTGGTGGTGACCGATCTGAAGATGCCGAAGATGGACGGCATCGAGCTGCTCCAGAAGCTGCGCGCCACCTTCCAGGTCGTGCCGGTGATCGTGGTGACGGCGTTCGGCGAGGTCTCCACGGCCGTGCAGGCGATGCGCGCGGGCGCCGACGACTACCTCACCAAGCCCGTGGACTTCGACGCGCTCACCATCGCGATCGAGCGGGCGATCGAGCGGACCAACCTGCGCCTCGAGGCCGAGGAGCTGCGCCGCAAGCTGCGCGAGCGCGAGGGCGAGGGCTTCGAGGGCCTCATCGGTTCGAGCCCGGCGCTGCAGAAGGTCTACCGCGTGGCGCGTCAGGTCGCCCCGGCGCGCGCCACCGTGCTCATCACGGGCGAGAGCGGCACGGGCAAGGGGGAGCTTGCGCGGGCCATCCACAACAAGAGCCCTCGGGCGGGCGGCCCCTTCATCACCCTGCACTGCGCGGCGCTGGCCGAGAGCCTGCTCGAGAGCGAGCTGTTCGGACACGAGAAGGGCTCGTTCACGGGCGCGGATAAGCGACGCCTCGGCCGCTTCGAGCAGGCCAACGGCGGCACCCTCTTCCTCGACGAGGTCGGCGAGATCCCTGCCGCCACGCAGGTGAAGCTCCTGCGCGTGCTGCAAGAGCGCACGTTCGAGCGCGTCGGCGGCAACGATCCCATCGAGGTCGACGTCCGCCTGGTCGCCGCGACGAACCGGGATCTGGCGAAGGACGTGCAAGACGGGCGCTTCCGCGAGGATCTCTACTACCGGCTGAACGTGGTGCACATCGAGATGCCGCCCTTGCGGATGCGCGGCGGCGACGTGCTGCTCTTGGCCGAGCACTTCCTGCGCCGCTTCGCGGCCGAGAACAAGAAGCGGATCGACGGCTACAGCGACCGGGCGCGGGCCAAGCTGCTCGCCCACCGCTGGCCTGGCAACGTGCGCGAGCTGGAGAACGCCGTGGAGCGCGCGGTGGTGCTCTGCGAGGGCACGGTCCTCGACGAGGACGACTTGCCGATCGACGTCGCCCCGCTGCCCCGAGGCGCCGTGCGCGTCCCGGGCGCGACCATGGCCGAAATCGAGCGCTTCGCGATCCTCGCGACCCTCGAAGCGACCAACGGCTCGACGACCAAGGCGGCCGAGATGCTCGACATCAGCGTGCGGACCATCCAGTACCGGCTGCACGAGTACGGGATCGCGGCGAAGGGCAAGGGCTCGGGCTAG
- a CDS encoding protoglobin domain-containing protein produces the protein MRTETMFQELKRYVRFSEEDARLLRNFRPRASPHFLRIAVGFYDRIREHDAAHDVFTGEEQIQRLQRSLVRWMDRVCSGPHDETYYQETEKIGRIHVKVGLPQRYMFAAMALIRVELERIASETMGDGAAACREAINRALDLELAIMLESYRDHFVERLQQRERLERAEIDRTLRRTEHRYVNAVELARVIIVGVDREGCIRLFNREAERVTDLGREEVIGKPFVDVLLPEGVRDDQGAVFAAAVAGTVATAELDSAVQTRAGKVRDVRWQLACAKGQDDDIVLFAVGRDTTDENALAARMRQAEKLAAVGTMAAGLAHEIRNPLNGAQLHITFLERGLKRSGADADQLEAVGVVGEEIKRLGTLVSEFLDFARPHPLTLEPTSIKALCARAAQLVRPAAEKANVEIHLQLPTNDLMPDLDKSKIEQVLLNLLQNAVEALEPTGGGSVQVRARRRPRLAVIEVEDDGPGLSSPDAPIFDPFFSTKPSGTGLGLAIVHRIVTDHGGTIDVDSHPGRTLFRVTLPLRIASAEEAEAMSERG, from the coding sequence GTGCGAACGGAGACGATGTTTCAGGAGCTCAAGCGATACGTTCGCTTCAGCGAGGAAGACGCGCGCCTGCTGCGCAACTTCAGGCCCCGCGCGTCGCCCCATTTCCTGCGCATCGCCGTCGGCTTCTACGACCGCATCCGCGAGCACGACGCCGCGCACGACGTCTTCACCGGCGAGGAGCAGATCCAGAGGCTCCAGCGCTCCCTCGTCCGCTGGATGGACCGCGTCTGCTCCGGCCCGCACGACGAGACCTACTACCAGGAGACCGAGAAGATCGGCCGCATCCACGTCAAGGTCGGCCTGCCCCAGCGCTACATGTTCGCCGCCATGGCGCTCATCCGCGTCGAGCTCGAGCGCATCGCGAGCGAGACCATGGGCGACGGCGCCGCCGCCTGCCGCGAGGCGATCAACCGCGCCCTCGACCTCGAGCTCGCCATCATGCTCGAGAGCTACCGCGACCACTTCGTCGAGCGCCTCCAGCAGCGCGAGCGCCTCGAGCGCGCCGAGATCGACCGCACCCTCCGCCGCACCGAGCACCGCTACGTCAACGCCGTCGAGCTCGCCCGCGTCATCATCGTCGGCGTCGACCGCGAGGGCTGCATCCGCCTCTTCAACCGCGAGGCCGAGCGCGTCACCGACCTCGGCCGCGAGGAGGTCATCGGCAAGCCCTTCGTCGACGTCCTCCTGCCCGAGGGCGTTCGCGACGACCAGGGCGCGGTCTTCGCGGCCGCCGTGGCAGGCACGGTCGCCACCGCAGAGCTCGACAGCGCCGTGCAGACGCGCGCAGGCAAGGTCCGCGACGTGCGCTGGCAGCTCGCCTGCGCGAAGGGACAGGACGACGACATCGTCCTGTTCGCGGTCGGACGCGACACGACCGACGAGAACGCCCTCGCCGCGCGCATGCGCCAGGCCGAGAAGCTCGCCGCCGTCGGCACCATGGCCGCGGGCCTCGCGCACGAGATCAGAAACCCGCTGAACGGCGCGCAGCTCCACATCACGTTCCTCGAACGAGGCCTGAAGCGCAGCGGCGCCGACGCCGATCAGCTCGAGGCCGTCGGCGTCGTGGGCGAGGAGATCAAGCGCCTCGGCACCCTCGTCAGCGAGTTCTTGGACTTCGCTCGCCCGCACCCGCTGACCCTGGAGCCGACCTCGATCAAGGCCCTGTGCGCGCGCGCCGCGCAGCTCGTGCGGCCCGCGGCCGAAAAGGCGAACGTCGAGATCCACCTGCAGCTACCCACGAACGATCTCATGCCCGATCTCGACAAGTCGAAGATCGAGCAGGTGCTGTTGAACCTCCTGCAGAACGCGGTCGAGGCCCTCGAGCCCACGGGCGGAGGCTCGGTGCAGGTGCGGGCGCGCAGGCGGCCGAGGCTGGCCGTGATCGAGGTCGAGGACGACGGGCCGGGGCTGTCGAGCCCGGACGCGCCCATCTTCGATCCGTTCTTCTCGACCAAGCCGAGCGGCACGGGCCTCGGGCTCGCGATCGTCCATCGCATCGTCACCGATCACGGCGGCACGATCGATGTCGACAGCCACCCGGGAAGGACGTTATTTCGGGTCACGCTTCCGCTCCGCATCGCCTCGGCCGAGGAGGCGGAGGCGATGAGCGAGCGAGGGTAG
- a CDS encoding CBS domain-containing protein has protein sequence MTSLSEPTEIRKLPIRYDGPSGNAPRVYCPRREQDLDLDACTACAQCIGLSLRDSYLVCGWDPQPHAPLAPPAHPLRRALAAVTADLNDSVLEAAWLMRDHNVGCIVVTRDGKPAGVVTERDLVLCVLAERLDPATTPLSCVFATLDDGAGEPSDRAW, from the coding sequence ATGACCTCCCTCAGCGAGCCCACCGAGATCCGCAAGCTCCCGATTCGCTATGACGGTCCCTCGGGCAACGCGCCCCGCGTGTATTGCCCGCGGCGCGAGCAAGACCTCGATCTCGACGCCTGCACCGCGTGCGCGCAGTGTATCGGCCTGTCGTTACGGGACAGCTATCTCGTCTGCGGCTGGGACCCCCAGCCCCACGCACCCCTTGCGCCGCCCGCGCACCCCTTGCGCCGCGCCCTCGCCGCCGTCACCGCAGACCTGAACGATTCCGTCCTCGAGGCCGCCTGGCTCATGCGCGACCACAACGTCGGCTGCATCGTCGTCACGCGCGACGGCAAGCCCGCAGGGGTCGTCACCGAAAGAGACCTCGTCCTTTGCGTCCTCGCCGAAAGGCTCGACCCGGCGACCACGCCGCTGTCGTGCGTCTTCGCGACCCTCGACGACGGAGCCGGGGAACCCTCCGACCGCGCGTGGTAG
- a CDS encoding GNAT family N-acetyltransferase — MHFLLDTNVLISAEPTRPGDVEARTPAVIELLRALSEGHHRISLHPASITEASGDKDEERRNIRLLLFGKYSQLAEPPALSARLTSVIGTPKPGTHNAVDLLLLSAVDADAVDYLITEDDGIHRRARRCSLRDRVLTISEALATVRALFPTVPFPPPRVSAILAHSLREDPIFGSFRVDYEGFDEWLKKCKREQRQTWVVETDERYAGVCIVNEDAFPSQGPVGKTLKICTFKIAESYRGFRYGELLLKTVFAYAVQNRFVKIFVEVFPKHYSLLDLFADFGFEDVGESKKKERVLLKSLQPSAADVADLSPIEVNIKYGPHAIRLAGARVFVVPIQPRFHRLLFPECEPQLALQIESHPFGNSIRKAYLSNSSLRKIKQGDVLLFYCSQTPQAITAIGVAEDTAVSNDPHLIARYVGKRTVYPFPEIERMAAAPILAILFRLSRALADPWTLGEISQAGIVRAPPQSIAEVRKQEAIKWIANRLDALY; from the coding sequence ATGCACTTCTTGCTGGATACGAACGTCCTCATTAGCGCGGAACCGACACGGCCTGGTGACGTAGAAGCAAGAACACCCGCCGTTATAGAATTGTTGCGTGCTCTTTCAGAAGGACATCATCGCATTTCCCTACACCCGGCATCGATCACAGAAGCAAGCGGCGACAAGGACGAAGAGCGTCGTAATATACGATTGTTGCTCTTCGGTAAATATTCTCAGCTGGCAGAGCCACCAGCGCTAAGTGCACGACTCACTTCTGTTATCGGCACTCCCAAGCCTGGGACGCATAACGCTGTCGACCTACTGCTCTTGTCAGCTGTAGACGCCGACGCGGTTGATTATCTGATAACAGAGGATGACGGTATCCACCGTCGCGCCCGTCGGTGTAGCCTGCGAGATCGCGTGCTTACCATCTCGGAGGCACTAGCGACAGTAAGGGCGCTATTTCCTACTGTCCCATTCCCACCGCCGCGAGTATCCGCCATCCTTGCACACAGCCTGCGGGAAGATCCGATATTCGGCTCTTTTCGAGTCGACTATGAAGGTTTTGATGAGTGGCTTAAAAAGTGCAAACGGGAGCAGCGCCAGACTTGGGTCGTGGAGACCGATGAGCGATATGCTGGCGTCTGCATCGTCAATGAAGATGCCTTCCCAAGCCAAGGCCCAGTTGGGAAGACTCTCAAAATCTGCACGTTCAAAATTGCCGAATCTTATCGTGGATTCCGGTATGGTGAACTGCTACTGAAGACGGTGTTTGCGTATGCCGTACAGAATAGATTTGTGAAGATCTTTGTGGAGGTGTTTCCTAAACATTACAGCCTTCTGGATCTGTTTGCGGATTTTGGTTTTGAGGACGTGGGGGAGTCGAAGAAGAAAGAGCGAGTGCTTTTAAAATCGCTTCAGCCTTCTGCGGCCGACGTCGCTGACCTGTCTCCGATCGAGGTTAATATAAAATATGGGCCTCATGCGATTCGGCTGGCTGGGGCGCGTGTGTTTGTTGTACCGATTCAGCCGCGGTTTCATAGACTGCTTTTTCCAGAATGTGAGCCGCAGCTTGCGCTGCAGATCGAAAGTCATCCGTTTGGTAATAGTATTCGGAAGGCATATCTGAGCAACTCAAGCCTTCGGAAGATAAAGCAAGGAGACGTATTGCTGTTCTACTGTTCGCAGACCCCTCAGGCGATCACAGCAATTGGTGTGGCGGAAGATACGGCGGTATCGAACGACCCGCATCTAATTGCTCGGTACGTCGGTAAGCGGACGGTGTACCCATTTCCGGAGATTGAGAGGATGGCGGCCGCGCCTATTCTCGCAATCCTGTTCCGCTTGTCTCGCGCCTTGGCGGATCCGTGGACGCTGGGTGAGATCAGTCAGGCAGGTATTGTTCGTGCTCCTCCTCAATCGATTGCCGAAGTTCGCAAGCAAGAGGCCATCAAATGGATAGCCAATCGATTGGATGCGTTGTACTGA
- a CDS encoding Shedu anti-phage system protein SduA domain-containing protein, producing MEIITPEPLPVDPLVQALSPEKLEDDVQRFLGMLDARGSEEELHQFLASHSYFFNNFLRLYGASPLYSKVRLGSEFEADFAWFDSGSFGPEWRLAEIEAPSQSMFKKSGEPSAALNHAIQQVRDWQEWIRVNIAYARQVMPHIEYPLGFVFVGRRDEITTATYKRLRRLSYESAVHFRIHTLDRFADNALSVLHLLKDHGGTWPVPMRAYSHADLADRKPSWAWEYLSGDGIASTLSRYRDARIESRAAAVRDFDESRIVDEDVDVE from the coding sequence ATGGAGATCATCACGCCCGAGCCGCTCCCGGTCGATCCGCTCGTGCAAGCGCTGTCGCCAGAGAAGCTGGAGGATGATGTCCAACGCTTTCTCGGGATGCTTGACGCCCGCGGCTCGGAGGAGGAGCTTCACCAGTTCCTCGCTAGTCATTCGTATTTCTTCAATAATTTCCTCCGTCTTTACGGTGCGTCGCCGCTCTACTCGAAGGTGCGCCTCGGCTCGGAGTTCGAGGCCGACTTCGCTTGGTTCGATAGCGGAAGCTTCGGGCCGGAATGGAGGTTGGCGGAGATCGAGGCCCCATCCCAGTCGATGTTCAAGAAGTCGGGGGAGCCATCGGCGGCGCTCAACCACGCTATTCAGCAGGTCCGTGACTGGCAGGAATGGATCCGCGTGAATATCGCCTATGCTCGCCAAGTGATGCCACACATCGAGTATCCGCTTGGCTTTGTCTTCGTGGGTCGGCGCGACGAGATTACCACGGCTACGTACAAGAGACTTCGCCGGCTCAGCTATGAGAGTGCAGTGCACTTTCGCATCCACACGCTGGATCGGTTTGCGGATAATGCACTCAGCGTGCTGCATCTGCTGAAGGATCACGGTGGAACCTGGCCGGTTCCGATGCGGGCGTACTCGCACGCGGACCTGGCGGATCGCAAGCCATCTTGGGCTTGGGAATACCTGAGTGGAGACGGCATCGCGTCCACGCTCAGTCGGTACCGTGATGCTCGGATTGAATCGCGTGCAGCAGCCGTGCGCGATTTTGATGAGTCGCGGATTGTGGATGAGGATGTGGACGTCGAGTGA
- a CDS encoding serine/threonine-protein kinase, which translates to MQTPKVENTPRFGSGRGCDRGGRATQPDERPLSLRHNRDAALHPRKLAAKLTLRDIFDVVSDWDNESDTARHWDQLVSERESSWPSPPRDTPVPRATIRPDKEGSDALVAGRYRIEHKLGEGGMGEVYLARDEDKGHPVALKILHRHLAENPTAVKRFRREARIMGELKSRHAVTMYDFGKASDGSLYLAMEYLVGETLSCHLERRGRLEARRVAAIAMDVLDVLSDAHRLSIIHRDIKPANVFLSTASEGGETVVKLLDFGVAKFRSLTTPDYTGGGALLGTPKYMSPEQVTADVIDARSDLYSLAMVMYKMVTGVHPFEGKNFLELLLGRFEFIPVPPTRRRPDLDIPPDLSRIVMRALENDPDARYATAAEMAADLAAFVGAAQSGA; encoded by the coding sequence ATGCAGACCCCGAAAGTGGAGAACACGCCACGGTTCGGGTCAGGTCGAGGCTGTGACCGCGGTGGGCGCGCCACGCAACCGGACGAGCGGCCGCTCTCGTTGCGACATAATCGTGACGCAGCGCTTCACCCGAGAAAGTTGGCCGCAAAGCTCACGCTTCGTGATATTTTTGATGTGGTGAGCGACTGGGACAACGAGAGCGATACAGCGCGACACTGGGACCAGCTGGTCTCCGAACGGGAGTCGTCGTGGCCCTCCCCCCCCCGCGATACCCCGGTACCTCGAGCGACCATACGACCCGACAAGGAGGGCTCGGACGCCCTTGTCGCAGGGCGTTATCGCATCGAGCACAAGCTCGGCGAGGGCGGCATGGGCGAGGTCTATCTCGCCCGCGACGAGGACAAGGGCCACCCGGTCGCGCTCAAGATCCTCCACCGCCACCTGGCCGAGAATCCCACGGCCGTGAAGCGATTCCGCCGCGAGGCGCGGATCATGGGAGAGCTGAAGAGCCGCCACGCCGTCACGATGTACGATTTCGGCAAGGCATCGGACGGGTCGCTCTATCTCGCCATGGAATACCTCGTGGGCGAGACGCTCTCGTGTCACCTCGAGCGGCGAGGACGCCTCGAAGCGCGGCGCGTCGCTGCAATCGCAATGGACGTGCTCGACGTCCTGTCGGATGCGCACCGCCTGTCGATCATCCACCGCGACATCAAACCCGCGAACGTCTTTCTCTCGACCGCGTCCGAAGGCGGCGAGACCGTCGTCAAGCTCCTCGATTTCGGCGTGGCCAAGTTCCGGAGCCTCACGACGCCCGATTACACCGGCGGAGGCGCGCTGCTCGGAACCCCGAAGTACATGAGCCCGGAGCAGGTGACGGCCGACGTGATCGACGCCCGGAGCGATCTCTACTCGCTCGCCATGGTCATGTACAAGATGGTCACCGGCGTGCACCCGTTCGAAGGGAAGAACTTCCTCGAGCTCTTGCTGGGCCGATTCGAATTCATCCCCGTGCCGCCCACCCGGCGCCGGCCCGACCTCGACATCCCCCCCGATCTGAGCCGCATCGTGATGCGCGCGCTCGAGAACGACCCCGACGCGCGTTATGCGACGGCGGCGGAGATGGCGGCGGACCTGGCGGCGTTCGTCGGGGCGGCGCAAAGCGGCGCGTGA
- a CDS encoding cytochrome c peroxidase — MDTPHPDVPRPGDIVAGKYRIEGTLGQGGTSVVLAAEHMALRQPVALKLLLPRHKESTEALERFLREARATASLQNQHVVRVLDAGQLETGEPYLAMERLVGRDLQEVLHARGFLQSAEAVDRLLEACEAIAEAHARGIVHRDLKPANLFLARGADGVELVKVLDFGLSKWVRADGVPVDSLTDSREIVGSIPYMAPEQVRGLKWADARADIWALGVILYELITGQRPFEACSTPQCLLKILEAPPVPLDAWGVPVSVGIDRVILSCLEKDRAQRPQTVAELALALEPFGTSAARASVERICRYQAPDAPCPPQDDIDAEEPPSERASTFRRNETPKSWGSSDGLPRVRTSASRSAAPQAPSDALAPAPEQRLRGFTPVLVGAMLVSALLALTLSRVAPRLAIVSSEIAPERLTSFAPLPTERMPPPDAATAAQIRLGRLLFHDPRLSKNGNVSCTSCHPLETWGADRRKLSRGSDDQEPPRNTLSIYNLDGFFALLWDGRKDNLVDQAKEVLQSPRAMAATPGHVEATLRASEGYTHAFAQAFPDQPQPVTFDNVARSLAAFEATLFTRSRWDRFLEGDKTALSDEEKAGFNRFVEIGCITCHFGPNVGATMYQKAGLVKPWPDTKDRGRYEVTRRYIDWMVFRVPSLRNVAETGPYFHDGSVSSLEEAVKMMGRHQLGQELSDRDARLITRWLASLTGEIPQRDIELDEASRAIMLQRDAP; from the coding sequence ATGGATACTCCGCATCCCGACGTCCCGCGGCCAGGCGACATCGTGGCCGGCAAATACCGGATCGAGGGCACGCTCGGGCAGGGCGGGACGAGCGTCGTGCTCGCTGCCGAGCACATGGCGCTGAGGCAGCCGGTCGCGCTGAAGCTCCTGCTCCCCCGCCACAAGGAGTCGACCGAGGCCCTCGAGCGCTTCCTGCGCGAGGCCCGAGCGACGGCGTCGCTTCAAAATCAGCACGTGGTTCGCGTTCTCGACGCCGGCCAGCTCGAGACGGGCGAGCCGTATCTGGCCATGGAGCGCCTGGTCGGGCGTGATCTCCAGGAGGTCCTCCACGCGCGCGGGTTCCTCCAGAGCGCGGAGGCGGTCGATCGCTTGCTGGAGGCCTGCGAGGCCATCGCAGAGGCGCATGCGCGCGGGATCGTCCACCGCGATCTGAAACCGGCGAATCTATTTCTGGCCAGGGGAGCCGACGGCGTGGAGCTCGTCAAGGTGCTCGATTTTGGTCTATCGAAATGGGTCAGGGCGGACGGCGTGCCGGTGGATAGCCTGACGGACTCGCGGGAGATCGTCGGATCGATCCCGTACATGGCGCCCGAGCAAGTGCGCGGGCTGAAATGGGCAGACGCGCGCGCCGACATCTGGGCCCTCGGCGTGATCCTCTACGAGCTCATCACGGGGCAACGCCCGTTCGAGGCCTGCTCCACGCCGCAATGCCTGCTCAAGATCCTCGAGGCGCCGCCCGTGCCGCTCGACGCGTGGGGGGTCCCCGTGTCGGTGGGCATCGACCGCGTGATCCTGAGCTGCCTGGAGAAAGATCGCGCGCAGCGCCCTCAAACGGTCGCCGAGCTCGCCCTGGCGCTCGAGCCCTTCGGCACCTCGGCGGCACGAGCGTCCGTCGAGCGCATCTGCCGTTATCAGGCGCCAGACGCGCCGTGCCCCCCGCAGGACGATATCGATGCCGAGGAGCCACCTTCCGAGCGCGCCTCGACCTTTCGCCGGAACGAAACCCCGAAGAGCTGGGGGTCGTCGGACGGGCTGCCGCGCGTGCGCACGTCCGCCAGCCGATCCGCCGCCCCGCAGGCCCCCTCGGACGCTCTCGCGCCCGCCCCCGAGCAGCGCCTGCGAGGCTTCACCCCGGTCCTGGTCGGCGCCATGCTCGTCTCGGCCCTGCTCGCATTGACGCTCTCGCGCGTGGCCCCGCGGCTCGCCATTGTATCCTCCGAGATCGCGCCGGAGCGACTGACGAGCTTCGCTCCCCTGCCCACCGAGCGGATGCCGCCGCCCGACGCCGCGACCGCGGCGCAGATCAGGCTGGGGCGGCTCCTCTTCCACGATCCGCGCCTGTCCAAGAACGGGAACGTCTCGTGCACCTCGTGCCACCCCCTCGAGACATGGGGCGCCGACCGCAGGAAGCTATCGCGGGGGAGCGACGATCAAGAGCCCCCGCGCAATACCCTGAGCATCTACAACCTCGATGGCTTCTTCGCGCTGCTATGGGACGGCCGGAAGGACAACCTCGTGGATCAAGCCAAGGAGGTGCTCCAATCACCGCGGGCCATGGCGGCGACGCCCGGGCACGTCGAGGCGACGCTCCGCGCCTCCGAAGGCTACACGCACGCGTTCGCCCAGGCGTTCCCCGACCAGCCGCAGCCCGTGACCTTCGACAACGTCGCCCGTTCGCTCGCGGCATTCGAGGCCACGCTCTTCACGCGCAGCCGCTGGGATCGATTCCTCGAGGGCGACAAGACCGCGCTGAGCGACGAGGAGAAGGCGGGCTTCAACCGTTTCGTGGAGATAGGGTGCATCACCTGCCATTTCGGCCCCAACGTGGGCGCGACGATGTACCAGAAGGCAGGGCTCGTGAAGCCATGGCCAGACACGAAAGACCGAGGCCGCTACGAGGTCACGCGGCGCTATATCGACTGGATGGTCTTCCGGGTGCCCAGCCTGCGCAACGTCGCCGAGACGGGGCCCTACTTTCACGATGGCTCGGTCTCTTCCCTCGAAGAGGCCGTGAAGATGATGGGCAGGCATCAGCTCGGGCAGGAGCTGTCCGACAGGGACGCGCGCTTGATCACCCGGTGGCTGGCGAGCCTGACGGGCGAGATACCTCAGCGTGACATCGAGCTCGACGAGGCGTCACGCGCGATCATGCTGCAACGAGACGCGCCTTGA